The following are from one region of the Sandaracinus amylolyticus genome:
- a CDS encoding metal-dependent hydrolase: MFAISHAATALVLERRYPEVPMPWLLLSVQASELLWVVLNLMGVESTTTEPVVHAVGDIHLAHMPFSHSALGAIVLSIAGAAIAWIATRRARFAAAIGLGVASHFVLDVLTHAPDLALHPGSRVMLGIDLYGSWPLAAFALELGYGVLAWRIHRGDWRLLAAIVFFNVTSLSFFVPGIPGPEELLAGRPTFVVLLVAVQIVVTLTVVGLLRRRRVIAPAT; this comes from the coding sequence ATGTTCGCGATCAGCCATGCTGCGACCGCGCTCGTGCTCGAGCGCCGTTATCCCGAGGTCCCGATGCCCTGGCTGCTGCTCTCGGTGCAGGCCAGCGAGCTCTTGTGGGTCGTTCTGAACCTGATGGGCGTGGAGTCCACGACGACCGAGCCCGTCGTGCACGCGGTGGGCGACATCCACCTCGCGCACATGCCGTTCTCTCACTCGGCGCTCGGCGCGATCGTGCTCTCGATCGCCGGTGCGGCGATCGCGTGGATCGCGACGCGTCGTGCCCGGTTCGCCGCGGCGATCGGGCTCGGCGTCGCGTCGCACTTCGTGCTCGACGTGCTCACGCACGCGCCCGATCTCGCGCTCCATCCCGGCAGTCGCGTGATGCTCGGGATCGATCTCTACGGATCGTGGCCGCTCGCGGCGTTCGCGCTCGAGCTCGGCTACGGCGTGCTCGCGTGGCGGATCCATCGCGGTGACTGGCGCCTGCTCGCGGCGATCGTCTTCTTCAACGTGACGAGCCTCTCGTTCTTCGTGCCCGGCATCCCGGGGCCCGAGGAGCTGCTCGCGGGACGACCCACGTTCGTCGTGTTGCTCGTCGCGGTGCAGATCGTCGTGACGCTGACCGTGGTCGGTCTGCTCCGCCGGCGACGCGTGATCGCGCCGGCGACGTGA
- a CDS encoding TetR/AcrR family transcriptional regulator: MDETFFTGEGDAPAKRRILVEALRLFTQKGLLETTIRDIAAAAGYTNPALYKHFASKDELALYLFGACYRELVIRLEGELRRAHTLDERLRAFVTGFLEFYEESPEAVVFVHDHLHRFWPQVPEHVRRTTIPGLVRRLARERPESATASEDALIVLVTGTLAQLARMLYLRGIEGPARRWIDEMTELFVRAFR; this comes from the coding sequence ATGGACGAGACGTTCTTCACCGGAGAGGGCGATGCGCCCGCCAAGAGGCGCATCCTCGTCGAGGCGCTGCGGCTCTTCACCCAGAAGGGCCTGCTCGAGACCACCATCCGCGACATCGCGGCGGCGGCGGGCTACACCAACCCCGCGCTCTACAAGCACTTCGCCAGCAAGGACGAGCTCGCGCTCTACCTGTTCGGCGCCTGCTATCGCGAGCTCGTGATCCGCCTCGAGGGAGAGCTCCGCCGCGCCCACACGCTCGACGAGCGCCTGCGCGCGTTCGTCACCGGATTCCTCGAATTCTACGAGGAATCGCCGGAAGCGGTGGTGTTCGTCCACGACCACCTCCACCGGTTCTGGCCCCAGGTGCCGGAGCACGTGCGGCGCACCACGATCCCCGGGCTGGTGCGGCGGCTGGCGCGCGAGCGCCCCGAGAGCGCCACGGCCTCGGAGGACGCGCTGATCGTGCTCGTCACCGGCACCCTCGCCCAGCTCGCGCGCATGCTCTACCTGCGCGGCATCGAGGGCCCGGCACGGCGGTGGATCGACGAGATGACCGAGCTCTTCGTCCGGGCGTTCCGGTGA
- a CDS encoding flavin monoamine oxidase family protein yields MIQSVFRLTCILLLGLGVASCAATPEEEDALDTNAEELVWPRRSMRIAVVGAGPSGLTAAQTLRDLGYRNVTVFEREDRVGGKVHSLRAGGRVTELGAVFASPDYHLVLGLADRYGIPYEEYQTDRGILDQGVVHSAESFLSSRYSQLELIGALVAYAGVQARFAQLNLSGFAYLPDELDLPFDEFAERNGITPIAELVRSVMVGFGYAYYEDAPAMYFMKLIPWLVKLGGERGLQQAPYYTFPTGYQSIWEAVAGELDVRLNSEVTSITRRSSRRGAPIEITINGTRRYEFDEVIVSVALNRVGDFMPLTDEEDELFSQVESERYFFSAFTAQDLPRESVLFFHDNAFPEMIDHVNVWASRDQSPLMVAYQIADWSSSYDSITATLAADVAARGGRFGALQLRQEWDYFPHVSTEALRGGFYERVESLQGENHTYYVGSTLSFETVEHSARYARDLMIRHFPPALF; encoded by the coding sequence GTGATCCAATCCGTCTTTCGTCTGACCTGCATCCTGCTGCTCGGTCTCGGTGTCGCGAGCTGCGCGGCCACGCCCGAGGAGGAAGACGCGCTCGACACGAACGCCGAAGAGCTCGTGTGGCCGCGGCGATCGATGCGCATCGCGGTCGTGGGCGCGGGCCCCTCGGGCCTCACCGCGGCGCAGACACTGCGCGATCTCGGGTATCGCAACGTGACGGTGTTCGAGCGTGAGGATCGCGTCGGCGGCAAGGTGCACTCGCTGCGCGCCGGGGGTCGGGTGACCGAGCTCGGCGCGGTGTTCGCGTCGCCGGACTACCACCTCGTGCTCGGCCTCGCGGATCGCTACGGCATTCCGTACGAGGAGTACCAGACCGATCGCGGCATCCTCGATCAGGGCGTGGTGCACTCCGCGGAGTCGTTCCTCTCGAGCCGCTACTCGCAGCTCGAGCTGATCGGCGCGCTCGTCGCGTACGCCGGGGTCCAGGCGCGGTTCGCGCAGCTGAACCTGAGCGGCTTCGCGTATCTGCCCGACGAGCTCGATCTGCCCTTCGACGAGTTCGCGGAGCGGAACGGCATCACGCCGATCGCCGAGCTCGTGCGCAGCGTGATGGTGGGCTTCGGGTACGCGTACTACGAGGACGCGCCCGCGATGTACTTCATGAAGCTCATCCCGTGGCTGGTGAAGCTCGGCGGTGAGCGCGGCCTGCAGCAGGCGCCGTACTACACGTTCCCCACGGGCTATCAGTCGATCTGGGAGGCGGTCGCCGGCGAGCTCGACGTGCGGCTGAACTCCGAGGTGACGTCGATCACCCGTCGCTCGTCGCGCCGCGGCGCGCCGATCGAGATCACGATCAACGGCACGCGACGCTACGAGTTCGACGAGGTCATCGTCTCGGTCGCGCTCAATCGCGTCGGCGACTTCATGCCGCTCACCGACGAAGAGGACGAGCTCTTCTCGCAGGTCGAGAGCGAGCGCTACTTCTTCAGCGCGTTCACCGCGCAGGATCTGCCGCGCGAGAGCGTGCTCTTCTTCCACGACAACGCGTTCCCCGAGATGATCGACCACGTGAACGTGTGGGCGAGCCGCGATCAGTCGCCGCTGATGGTCGCGTACCAGATCGCCGACTGGAGCTCGTCGTACGACTCGATCACCGCGACGCTCGCGGCCGACGTCGCGGCGCGCGGTGGGCGCTTCGGCGCGCTGCAGCTCCGGCAGGAGTGGGACTACTTCCCGCACGTGAGCACCGAGGCGCTGCGCGGCGGGTTCTACGAGCGCGTCGAGTCGCTCCAGGGCGAGAACCACACGTACTACGTGGGCAGCACGCTGAGCTTCGAGACGGTCGAGCACTCGGCGCGCTACGCGCGCGATCTCATGATCCGTCACTTCCCGCCCGCGTTGTTCTGA
- a CDS encoding MFS transporter, translating to MESTRRERFAWCLFDFANSAFPTIAITAFGAPYFEAVLVGDRGLALGGLRLSGTSAWAIAVALSMAIVVVTSPVMGAIADRGRKRSLLALYVAVCAIATAALGFVPPGSGLLAIGIFVIANVAFEGAYVFYNAFLTELVPSDRVGRLSGYGWALGYVGGLAALFVVRPLLPSDYHAAEAARGAQVFFVVAGWYALFSLPTLIVLRDRAAPAPITRALARDAIAQVRSTIARARAHRTIAIFLVAYLLYTDALDTTIHFTGIYARRVLGFTPDDNVRLFLVLNVIAAPGAVVLGVLADRAGAKRAIQVALVIWCAVIVLAVRAYDAASFWPAAILAAIAIGATQSASRAMMARLAPPGRTGEFMGFLALSGRASAIVGPLIYGAASSAFADPADPGRGDRIALVIIGLLFPLAMLVLRRVEEPRRSE from the coding sequence GTGGAGAGCACACGGCGCGAGCGCTTCGCGTGGTGTCTGTTCGACTTCGCGAACAGCGCGTTCCCGACGATCGCGATCACCGCGTTCGGTGCGCCGTACTTCGAGGCGGTGCTCGTCGGCGATCGCGGGCTCGCGCTCGGTGGCCTCCGATTGAGCGGCACGTCCGCGTGGGCGATCGCAGTCGCGCTCTCGATGGCGATCGTCGTCGTGACCTCGCCGGTGATGGGCGCGATCGCGGACCGCGGGCGCAAGCGATCGCTGCTCGCGCTCTACGTCGCGGTGTGCGCGATCGCGACGGCCGCGCTCGGCTTCGTGCCTCCCGGCTCGGGGCTGCTCGCGATCGGGATCTTCGTGATCGCGAACGTCGCGTTCGAGGGCGCGTACGTGTTCTACAACGCGTTCCTCACCGAGCTGGTGCCGAGCGATCGCGTGGGACGCCTCTCGGGCTACGGCTGGGCGCTCGGGTACGTCGGCGGGCTCGCCGCGCTCTTCGTGGTGCGGCCGCTCCTGCCGAGCGACTACCACGCGGCCGAGGCCGCGCGCGGAGCCCAGGTGTTCTTCGTCGTCGCGGGCTGGTACGCGCTCTTCTCGCTGCCGACGCTGATCGTGCTGCGCGATCGCGCGGCGCCGGCACCGATCACCCGCGCGCTGGCGCGCGACGCGATCGCCCAGGTGCGCTCGACCATCGCGCGCGCTCGAGCCCACCGCACGATCGCGATCTTCCTCGTCGCGTACCTGCTCTACACCGACGCGCTCGACACCACGATCCACTTCACCGGCATCTACGCGCGGCGCGTCCTCGGGTTCACGCCCGACGACAACGTGCGGCTCTTCCTCGTGCTCAACGTGATCGCCGCGCCGGGCGCGGTGGTGCTCGGTGTGCTCGCCGATCGCGCGGGCGCGAAGCGCGCGATCCAGGTCGCGCTCGTGATCTGGTGCGCGGTGATCGTGCTCGCGGTGCGCGCCTACGACGCGGCGAGCTTCTGGCCGGCCGCGATCCTCGCGGCGATCGCGATCGGCGCGACCCAGTCCGCGAGCCGCGCGATGATGGCCCGCCTCGCACCGCCCGGCAGAACCGGCGAGTTCATGGGCTTCCTCGCGCTCTCGGGGCGCGCCTCCGCGATCGTCGGCCCGCTGATCTACGGCGCCGCGTCGAGCGCGTTCGCCGATCCCGCCGATCCCGGTCGCGGCGATCGCATCGCGCTCGTGATCATCGGCTTGCTCTTCCCGCTCGCGATGCTGGTGCTCCGCCGCGTGGAGGAGCCGCGCCGATCAGAATGA